A single window of Podarcis raffonei isolate rPodRaf1 chromosome 9, rPodRaf1.pri, whole genome shotgun sequence DNA harbors:
- the ANXA5 gene encoding annexin A5, giving the protein MAKYTKGTVKDFPGFDARADAEVLRKAMKGLGTDEEPIVKILTSRSNKQRQEIAVEFKTLFGRDLVDDLKSELTGKFETLMVALMRPARLFDAHALKHAIKGAGTDEKVLTEILASRTPAEIRNIKQVYQEEYEADLEDHVTSDTSGFYQRMLVVLLQANRDPDGQVNEALVEKDAQELFRAGELKWGTDEEKFITILGTRSVTHLRKVFDKYMTISGFQIEETIDRETSGPLEKLLLAVVKSVRSVPAYLAESLFYAMKGAGTDDDTLIRIVVSRSEIDLLDIRQAFRRNFAKSLYHAIQKDTSGDYRKGLLLLCGGEDD; this is encoded by the exons TATACAAAAGGCACTGTGAAGGATTTCCCTGGCTTTGATGCCAGAGCTGATGCTGAAGTCCTTCGAAAGGCAATGAAAGGCTTGG GAACGGATGAAGAGCCAATTGTGAAGATTCTAACGAGCAGAAGCAATAAGCAACGCCAGGAAATTGCGGTGGAATTTAAAACGTTGTTTGGCAGG GACCTGGTTGATGACTTAAAATCGGAGCTTACAGGCAAATTTGAGACTCTGATGGTTGCTCTGATGAGACCTGCACGGCTTTTTGATGCCCATGCACTGAAGCATGCCATTAAG GGGGCAGGAACTGATGAAAAAGTCCTTACTGAAATTCTTGCATCTAGAACACCAGCCGAAATCCGGAATATAAAACAAGTTTATCAGGAAG aataTGAAGCTGACTTAGAAGATCATGTAACTTCAGACACTTCTGGTTTCTATCAGAGGATGCTGGTAGTTCTCCTTCAG GCCAATAGAGACCCTGATGGCCAAGTGAATGAGGCGCTGGTTGAGAAAGATGCTCAG GAGCTGTTTAGAGCTGGTGAGCTGAAATGGGGAACCGATGAAGAAAAGTTCATCACCATCCTGGGGACTCGCAGTGTGACTCACTTAAGGAAGG TCTTTGACAAATATATGACTATCTCTGGCTTCCAAATTGAAGAGACAATCGACCGTGAAACTTCTGGTCCACTAGAGAAGCTTCTGCTGGCAGTTG tgAAAAGTGTCCGTAGTGTTCCTGCATATCTTGCTGAATCACTGTTTTATGCAATGAAA GGGGCTGGCACTGATGACGATACCCTGATAAGGATTGTAGTTTCAAGGAGTGAAATTGATCTGCTGGACATCAGACAGGCGTTCAGAAGAAATTTTGCAAAATCTTTGTACCATGCAATTCAG AAAGATACATCTGGTGATTACAGAAAAGGCCTTTTGCTGCTCTGTGGTGGTGAAGATGACTAA